GTCATGAAGGTGATGACCTTGTGGCTGGCACTACTGATGGTGCCAATTGCCCTGATCATGCCGTTTCACATGGAAACCCATCTCCCCCTGGGGCATTGGCATTTCACCTGGTATTTTCTGATTGCCTATGGCTTTGGGGCCTCCTTGTTGATTGCCTGGTGGGGTCGGCGCCATGGCTTCTTTGACATGTGAGCGGTAGCGATGCTGAAAAGGGTTCCTGGCGCTTTTCTCACCGGCAATGGTCGGAGTCGCGACTGGTTGCAGCTGCTCGCGCCCAGCGATGAGGAGTTGGAGCAGGTGGCCACTGGCCTTGGAGTGCCAGAACCTTTCCTGCGCCGGCGCCTGGAAGATAAGCCGGCCCGCCCCTTCGTGCGGGAAAAGGGCTTTCTGGCGCTGCAGTTTACCGTGCCGCATCATCATGCCCCACAGTCGAGCACCTTTGATCTCCTGCCCCTCACGTTGATTCTGGTGCCGGGAAATTTCGTTACCCTGAGTCTGGAGCCGGTGCGCTTCCTGGATGCCCTCCTGGATCCTGCCGCACCGCGCAAGCGCTGGGAACTGGTCCTGCAGATCATTCACGAAATCGCTCGTCGCTATGTGCGTATGTCGCGTGACGTGGGGCAGGAATTGGGCGAGATCGAGAGAGACTTGCGTCGGGCGCAGCGAGTCCATGTCATTTACCGCGCCCTGGCGGTCAATGATCGCCTCTTGGACCTGGATCTCGGCCTCTTGCAACTGGAGCACTTGCTGGAAGAGTTGCGCCCCTGGCTACCCCAGGATTCTGCTGATTTCCGCGAGTATTATGAAGACAGCCGTATCGAATTGCGGCAGGCGCGGGAACAGGTGGATACCGAGCAGGCGACCATCAACAGTCTGCTCAATGCCTATACCTACGTCGTCAATAATAACGTCAACAATATCTTCAAATTCATGGCCTCATTGATCATCCT
The window above is part of the Acidithiobacillus acidisediminis genome. Proteins encoded here:
- a CDS encoding CorA family divalent cation transporter translates to MLKRVPGAFLTGNGRSRDWLQLLAPSDEELEQVATGLGVPEPFLRRRLEDKPARPFVREKGFLALQFTVPHHHAPQSSTFDLLPLTLILVPGNFVTLSLEPVRFLDALLDPAAPRKRWELVLQIIHEIARRYVRMSRDVGQELGEIERDLRRAQRVHVIYRALAVNDRLLDLDLGLLQLEHLLEELRPWLPQDSADFREYYEDSRIELRQAREQVDTEQATINSLLNAYTYVVNNNVNNIFKFMASLIILATIPLFIPGAVAMNVNLGPIPASHSAFYWITGGLILVEMTTALVFYRIGWFRLR